From the Nodularia sphaerocarpa UHCC 0038 genome, the window TCGGTAGCCGCTCAAGGTGGAATGGCGGCTTCTCTGAAAAATGTTGATTCTGAAGATAGTTGGGAAGCACACGCTTTTGATACTGTCAAGGGTTCTGATTATTTAGCAGACCAAGACGCGGTGGCTATTCTGGCTCAGGAAGCCCCAGATGTGGTAATTGATCTGGAACATATCGGGGTTTTATTTTCGCGTTTACCTGATGGTCGCATTGCTCAACGGGCTTTTGGGGGACATTCTCACGATCGCACTTGCTACGCTGCGGATAAAACTGGTCACGCGATTCTCCACGAGTTGGTTAACAACCTGCGGCGTTATGGGGTGCATATCTATGAAGAATGGTATGTAATGCGCTTGATTTTAGAATCAGGTGAGGCCAAGGGTGTGGTGATGTTTCACCTGTTAGATGGGCATATAGAGGTGCTGCGGGCGAAGGCGGTGATGTTTGCCACTGGTGGCTATGGTCGCGTTTATAATACGACTTCTAATGATTATGCTTCTACGGGTGACGGTTTGGCGATGACGGCGATCGCAGGTTTACCCCTAGAAGATATGGAATTTGTCCAGTTTCACCCCACTGGTTTGTATCCGGTAGGAGTGCTGATTTCGGAAGCTGTGCGGGGCGAAGGCGCGTATTTAATTAATAGTGAAGGCGATCGCTTCATGAAAAACTACGCACCCAGTCGCATGGAATTAGCTCCTCGTGATATTACCTCACGAGCGATCTCTTACGAAATTCGCGCCGGTCGTGGAGTTCATCCTGATGGAAGTGCAGGCGGTCCCTGTGTCTATCTTGACCTGCGACACATGGGTAAAGAAAAAATCATGAGTCGTGTTCCCTTCTGTTGGGAAGAAGCCCACCGCTTAGTCGGTGTTGATGCTGTAACTCAACCGATGCCGATTCGCCCCACAAATCACTATTGTATGGGTGGTATCCCAGTGAACACTGATGGACGAGTTCGCAGCAGTGGGGAGAATTTAGTTGAAGCCTTTTTTGCTGCTGGTGAAACAGCTTGTGTGTCTGTACATGGTGCGAATCGCCTCGGTAGTAATTCCCTGCTAGAATGTATAGTTTATGGTAAGCGCACTGGGGCGGCGATCGCTCAATATGTGCAGAATCGTAAATTACCTTCTGTCAACGAAGAACACTACCTCCAAGAAGCCCAGCAACAAATCCAAACTTTAATAGAACAGCCTGGGAAATATCGAATTAACCAAATTCGTCAAGCCTTCCAAGATTGTATGACAGAATGCTGTGCGGTGTTCCGTACTGAAGAAGTAATGCGTGAAGGCTGGCAAAAAATCACCGATTTAGAACATAAATATCCGCAAATTTATTTAGACGATAAAGGTAGCTGCTGGAATACAGAACTTGTAGAAGCCCTAGAATTACGCAATTTAATGGTGGTAGGACAGACAATTCTCGCCTCAGCCTTGAATCGCCAAGAAAGTCGCGGCGCACACTTCCGCGAAGATTATCCCCAGCGAGATGATACTAATTTTCTGCAACATACAATGGCTTATTATTCACCAGCAGGTATTGATATTCAATATCGCCCAGTGGTGATTAATATGTTTGAGCCAAAAGAGCGAAAGTATTAGGGATTTTCTCAAACTAAATTATTCATTTTCTAGTCCTCCCTCAATATCAGATGGGTATTGTAATGTATATAAAAACAACAATACCCATCATCCAATAAAATTTTGGTGTATAAAAATACCCTAGTTAAAGTTAAAAAAAATAAAATAATAAATAATATTTTCAAATCTTAAATATCTAGCAAAAATGTATAAATTTATCATGCTTAGTCTCTAGAACAGTTCTGTCAGATGCATATTTGATATTGA encodes:
- a CDS encoding succinate dehydrogenase/fumarate reductase flavoprotein subunit, whose product is MLEHDVIIVGGGLAGCRAAMEIARTDPSLNVALVAKTHPIRSHSVAAQGGMAASLKNVDSEDSWEAHAFDTVKGSDYLADQDAVAILAQEAPDVVIDLEHIGVLFSRLPDGRIAQRAFGGHSHDRTCYAADKTGHAILHELVNNLRRYGVHIYEEWYVMRLILESGEAKGVVMFHLLDGHIEVLRAKAVMFATGGYGRVYNTTSNDYASTGDGLAMTAIAGLPLEDMEFVQFHPTGLYPVGVLISEAVRGEGAYLINSEGDRFMKNYAPSRMELAPRDITSRAISYEIRAGRGVHPDGSAGGPCVYLDLRHMGKEKIMSRVPFCWEEAHRLVGVDAVTQPMPIRPTNHYCMGGIPVNTDGRVRSSGENLVEAFFAAGETACVSVHGANRLGSNSLLECIVYGKRTGAAIAQYVQNRKLPSVNEEHYLQEAQQQIQTLIEQPGKYRINQIRQAFQDCMTECCAVFRTEEVMREGWQKITDLEHKYPQIYLDDKGSCWNTELVEALELRNLMVVGQTILASALNRQESRGAHFREDYPQRDDTNFLQHTMAYYSPAGIDIQYRPVVINMFEPKERKY